The Pseudarthrobacter sp. NS4 genome includes a window with the following:
- a CDS encoding L-lactate dehydrogenase, protein MSRSRLAIVGAGSVGTSLAYAAMIRGSASDIALFDVNATKAEAEALDLAHGTQFAAAASVTGGGDIGVTEGADVVVITAGAKQAPGQTRLDLAGTNVRILEQLMPQLLHCSPDAVYVLVTNPCDVLTVAAQKISGLPAGRVFSSGTVLDTSRLRWLLASRAHVAVASVHASMVGEHGDTEFPVWSGATIGPVPIRDWKVGGERVFTSEYLAEAAREVTQAAYKVIAGKGATNYAIGLAGARIVEALLRDESAVLPVSTVLDGQYGISGVALSLPSIVVRGGVAGVLETPMDDDELAALRHSADTLRRTLGILGI, encoded by the coding sequence ATGTCCAGATCCAGACTCGCCATTGTTGGAGCCGGGAGCGTGGGAACGTCCCTGGCCTATGCCGCAATGATCCGCGGCTCGGCCAGCGACATCGCCCTTTTCGATGTCAATGCCACCAAGGCTGAAGCCGAGGCCCTGGACCTTGCGCACGGCACCCAGTTCGCTGCCGCCGCCTCCGTAACGGGCGGTGGCGACATCGGGGTGACGGAGGGGGCCGACGTCGTCGTGATTACCGCCGGAGCAAAGCAGGCCCCGGGACAGACACGGCTGGATCTCGCCGGCACCAACGTCCGCATCCTCGAACAGCTCATGCCGCAGTTGCTCCATTGTTCCCCGGACGCGGTCTACGTCCTGGTCACCAATCCCTGTGACGTGCTCACAGTTGCAGCGCAGAAGATCTCCGGGCTGCCTGCAGGGCGGGTATTTTCCTCCGGCACGGTCCTCGATACGTCCCGGTTGCGCTGGCTGCTCGCCAGCCGGGCCCACGTCGCCGTGGCCAGCGTCCACGCCAGCATGGTGGGTGAGCATGGTGATACGGAATTTCCCGTGTGGTCCGGCGCCACCATTGGGCCCGTTCCCATCCGGGACTGGAAAGTAGGCGGGGAACGCGTCTTTACCTCCGAATATCTTGCAGAAGCAGCCCGTGAAGTGACGCAGGCGGCCTACAAGGTCATCGCCGGCAAGGGAGCAACCAATTACGCCATTGGCCTGGCCGGCGCGCGCATCGTGGAAGCCCTGCTCCGCGACGAAAGCGCGGTCCTTCCGGTCTCCACCGTCCTCGACGGACAGTACGGGATTTCGGGCGTCGCCCTCTCCCTGCCCAGCATCGTCGTCCGCGGCGGTGTGGCTGGCGTTCTCGAAACACCGATGGACGACGATGAACTCGCGGCCCTGCGGCATTCCGCAGACACGCTCCGGAGGACGCTGGGCATCCTGGGCATCTAG
- a CDS encoding HNH endonuclease: MEAVGSLAAVVAGRGGVLSVAKAGRIVASLPVPPDGAGMIGQLRELEDLKSAAAAKQAQIAVAFDLSQRRAQAAAGVPAAELGAGVGAQVALARRESPARGGRLLGLAKALVTEMPRTLAALGSGQLNEWRATLLVKETACLSLDDRCAVDEEIAAHAALTRHADTLRSTGDERTRGQIMADSLVGRLTGTPAGITGIEIQLVMTDRTLLQGDSEPARLPGYGTVPAQWAREAVLNGSTGAGKPSRPAKARTWAGDAESGPTAADPAAGVPGAPDQGGLSVWLRRLYTAPGTGELVAMDSKARIFPPGLRRFLQIRDDTCRTPYCDAPIRHHDHIIPWHTNGPTTASNGQGLCEACNHTKENPGWFAKPLPGVRHTVETRTPTGHTYHSTAALLPGTVLTTAPQGGSSVTDADRSARRRRAHSHRTRALKRAHFRQPVMA; the protein is encoded by the coding sequence ATGGAAGCGGTGGGGTCGTTGGCAGCGGTAGTGGCGGGGCGCGGTGGTGTCCTGTCGGTTGCCAAGGCCGGAAGGATTGTGGCTTCTCTTCCTGTCCCTCCTGATGGTGCGGGGATGATTGGGCAGTTGCGGGAGCTTGAGGATTTGAAGTCTGCCGCAGCTGCCAAGCAGGCGCAGATCGCTGTGGCCTTTGACCTGTCCCAGCGCCGGGCCCAGGCTGCGGCGGGGGTTCCTGCCGCTGAGCTGGGCGCCGGGGTCGGTGCTCAGGTCGCGTTGGCGAGGCGTGAGTCCCCGGCCCGCGGCGGCCGGCTCCTGGGCCTGGCGAAGGCGTTGGTGACGGAGATGCCGCGGACGCTGGCGGCCCTGGGGTCCGGGCAGCTGAACGAGTGGCGGGCCACGCTCCTGGTGAAGGAGACAGCCTGCCTGTCCCTGGATGACCGGTGCGCGGTGGATGAGGAGATCGCCGCCCACGCCGCCCTGACCCGGCACGCCGACACCCTCCGCTCCACCGGCGATGAACGGACAAGGGGCCAGATCATGGCCGATTCCCTGGTCGGACGCCTCACCGGAACCCCGGCCGGGATCACCGGCATCGAGATCCAGCTCGTCATGACCGACCGCACCCTCCTCCAGGGCGACAGCGAACCCGCCCGGCTTCCCGGCTACGGCACCGTCCCGGCCCAATGGGCACGGGAAGCAGTTCTGAACGGGTCAACGGGCGCCGGCAAGCCCTCACGTCCAGCTAAGGCACGGACTTGGGCTGGGGATGCGGAAAGCGGACCCACCGCTGCCGATCCCGCTGCCGGTGTCCCTGGTGCTCCTGATCAAGGCGGGCTGTCCGTCTGGTTGCGCCGGCTCTACACCGCCCCCGGCACCGGCGAACTCGTCGCAATGGACTCAAAAGCCAGGATCTTCCCGCCCGGGCTCCGCCGGTTCCTCCAGATCCGGGACGACACCTGCCGCACCCCCTACTGCGACGCACCGATCCGGCACCACGACCACATCATCCCCTGGCACACCAACGGCCCAACCACCGCCAGCAACGGCCAAGGACTCTGCGAAGCCTGCAACCACACCAAAGAAAACCCCGGCTGGTTTGCAAAGCCTCTCCCCGGGGTCCGGCACACGGTCGAAACCCGAACCCCCACCGGCCACACCTACCACTCCACCGCAGCCCTACTGCCTGGGACCGTGCTGACCACGGCTCCCCAAGGTGGCTCGTCGGTGACGGATGCGGACCGGTCCGCCCGCCGTCGTCGTGCTCACAGCCATCGCACCAGGGCACTTAAACGGGCCCACTTCCGGCAACCTGTGATGGCCTGA
- a CDS encoding alanine/glycine:cation symporter family protein — translation MTVHDEVGWLASVEQTIDDIFRPIAEVFSAIVFFPITIGDVSFPAVVAWLIAAGVIISIYLGLIQFRGLKVSYEVVRGRYSTKSDPGEVPHFQALTSALSGTVGLGNIAGVGAAMALGGPGATFWMILAGLLGMATKFAECTLGVKYRQVHEDGTVTGGPFKYLPIAFQKFGKVPVKILTGIFAVSILIFGIAGGNMFQANQTFAQMRNVTGGDDGFLGTAGAALIFGLILAALVAAVILGGMKSIGATTSRLVPAMAFIYVVACLFVIFVNIGQVPAAFGAIIAGAFNPSGMAGGLVGVMIVGFQRAAFSNEAGLGSAAIAHSTVKTRRPVSEGFVAMFEPLVDTVIICTMTALAIVIAGAPSLQAGIDQVQAGEGAPDGVILTSDAFATVLPWFPLVLAFAVALFAFSTLITWSYYGLKAWEYLFGRSKVSEISYKCVFLFFTVVGTVLTFSQVLNFADAALFICAFINLLGVYLLMPVIKREMKAYLADRKSGKLLELGVESDEAGSSRVSGRE, via the coding sequence ATGACTGTCCATGACGAAGTCGGTTGGCTGGCCTCCGTAGAACAAACGATCGATGACATATTCCGCCCGATCGCTGAAGTATTTTCGGCCATAGTCTTCTTTCCCATCACCATCGGAGATGTCAGCTTTCCCGCAGTTGTGGCCTGGCTCATCGCCGCCGGCGTCATCATCAGCATCTATCTCGGCCTGATCCAGTTCCGGGGACTCAAGGTCTCCTATGAAGTGGTGCGGGGGCGCTATTCCACCAAGAGCGACCCCGGCGAAGTCCCCCACTTCCAGGCTCTCACCTCTGCACTCTCAGGCACTGTCGGCCTCGGCAACATCGCCGGCGTGGGTGCCGCCATGGCACTCGGCGGCCCCGGTGCCACGTTTTGGATGATCCTGGCCGGGCTGCTCGGCATGGCCACAAAATTCGCGGAATGCACCCTCGGCGTTAAATACCGGCAGGTGCACGAAGACGGCACCGTCACGGGCGGACCGTTCAAATACCTGCCCATCGCTTTCCAAAAATTCGGCAAGGTGCCGGTAAAGATCCTCACGGGAATCTTCGCCGTCTCCATCCTGATCTTCGGCATCGCCGGTGGAAACATGTTCCAGGCCAACCAGACCTTCGCCCAGATGCGAAACGTCACCGGCGGCGACGATGGCTTCCTCGGCACCGCCGGAGCGGCCCTGATCTTCGGCCTCATCCTCGCGGCGCTCGTGGCTGCCGTGATCCTCGGCGGCATGAAGTCCATTGGGGCCACTACCAGCAGGCTCGTTCCCGCCATGGCTTTCATCTACGTGGTCGCCTGCCTGTTCGTCATCTTCGTGAACATCGGCCAGGTTCCGGCCGCGTTCGGCGCCATCATCGCCGGTGCGTTCAACCCGTCAGGTATGGCCGGCGGCCTCGTGGGCGTCATGATCGTGGGCTTCCAGCGTGCGGCGTTCTCGAACGAAGCAGGCCTGGGATCAGCTGCGATCGCGCACTCCACGGTCAAGACCCGCCGTCCTGTAAGCGAAGGGTTCGTTGCAATGTTCGAGCCCCTCGTGGACACCGTCATCATCTGTACGATGACTGCCTTGGCAATTGTGATCGCGGGCGCCCCCAGCCTGCAGGCAGGTATCGACCAGGTGCAGGCCGGTGAAGGCGCACCTGACGGCGTAATCCTCACCTCAGATGCATTCGCGACAGTGCTGCCCTGGTTCCCGCTCGTCCTCGCCTTCGCAGTGGCCCTGTTCGCGTTCTCCACGCTCATCACCTGGTCCTACTACGGCCTCAAGGCCTGGGAGTACCTTTTCGGGCGCAGCAAGGTTTCCGAAATCTCCTACAAGTGCGTCTTCCTGTTCTTCACTGTCGTCGGTACGGTCCTGACCTTCAGCCAGGTGCTGAACTTTGCCGATGCCGCACTCTTCATCTGCGCGTTCATCAACCTGCTCGGCGTGTACCTGCTGATGCCGGTGATCAAGCGCGAGATGAAGGCTTACCTTGCGGACCGCAAGAGCGGAAAACTGCTGGAGCTTGGAGTCGAGTCCGACGAAGCGGGCTCATCGCGCGTTTCGGGCCGGGAATGA
- a CDS encoding RNA-binding S4 domain-containing protein, with protein sequence MTSLPSSPASVRIDAWLWAIRVYKTRSAATAACRAGHVRLNGNPSKASATLVTGDTVTVRMPGYERILEVRRLIAKRVGAEAASHCFTDHTPPRPIAPALGLPQRDRGAGRPTKKDRREMERLRGPA encoded by the coding sequence ATGACCAGCCTTCCTTCCTCCCCCGCCAGCGTCCGTATCGATGCGTGGCTGTGGGCCATCCGCGTCTACAAGACCCGCTCCGCGGCGACGGCCGCCTGCCGCGCGGGACACGTCCGCCTGAACGGCAACCCGTCCAAGGCCTCTGCCACCCTGGTGACCGGCGATACCGTAACCGTTCGGATGCCAGGCTATGAGCGCATCCTTGAGGTGCGCCGGCTCATCGCCAAGCGTGTAGGCGCCGAAGCCGCCTCCCACTGTTTCACAGACCACACCCCGCCGCGGCCCATCGCGCCGGCACTGGGCCTGCCGCAGCGGGACAGGGGCGCCGGCCGGCCCACCAAGAAGGACCGGCGCGAGATGGAACGCCTCCGCGGGCCTGCATAG
- a CDS encoding FadR/GntR family transcriptional regulator, whose protein sequence is MNLSDSRTAGQPATLPLARLSAAEAVFNAIRGDIESGAVAVGSKLSSEATLSQQYGVSRSVIREALRSCTALGLTVTKTGRGTFVVASKVANDLTLGQYSARDLTEARPHIEVPAAGLAAERRTDEELESLRHIMAAMADETDLESWVALDSSFHAAIAQASGNKVFASVVADIRGALANQSETLNMVADRQHASDVEHQQILAAIEAGSAEDARAAMAHHLQAVGAALYSILNK, encoded by the coding sequence GTGAACCTGTCAGACAGCCGGACAGCAGGACAGCCTGCAACCCTTCCGCTCGCCCGGCTTAGTGCTGCCGAGGCCGTTTTCAATGCTATCCGCGGGGACATCGAGTCCGGGGCTGTCGCAGTGGGCAGCAAGCTCAGCTCCGAGGCCACCCTTTCCCAGCAGTACGGTGTCAGCCGGTCGGTGATCCGTGAGGCCCTCAGGTCCTGCACGGCGCTGGGTTTGACGGTTACCAAGACAGGCAGGGGCACGTTCGTCGTGGCCAGCAAAGTGGCCAACGACCTCACGTTGGGCCAATACTCCGCCCGGGATCTCACCGAGGCCCGCCCGCACATCGAGGTCCCAGCCGCAGGGTTGGCCGCCGAGCGGCGTACAGACGAAGAGCTGGAGAGTCTGCGCCACATCATGGCCGCGATGGCGGACGAGACAGACCTGGAATCCTGGGTGGCACTGGACTCCAGCTTCCATGCAGCCATCGCCCAGGCCAGCGGAAACAAGGTGTTCGCCAGCGTGGTGGCGGACATCCGCGGTGCCTTGGCGAACCAGTCGGAAACCCTGAACATGGTGGCAGACCGGCAGCACGCCTCCGACGTTGAACACCAGCAGATCCTTGCCGCCATCGAGGCCGGCTCAGCGGAAGATGCCCGCGCAGCCATGGCCCATCACCTGCAGGCCGTGGGCGCGGCCCTCTACTCCATCCTGAACAAGTAA
- a CDS encoding asparaginase: MLSPALSAAHTAAMLPQHQPLVVAIRDGLVESVHYGSAIALAADGSTVASAGDPLAAFYPRSSLKPLQAVAMVRAGLELPADLLALAAASHSGGAKHRQGALRILEQHGLGVSDFGNSKDLPYGVNEREDWLRNGGRSTHLTQNCSGKHAAMAATCTINGWPVKGYLEPSHPLQQLVARTVTELTGEEPLALSTDGCGTPLFALTLPGMARAFGVIARAAALDDGSAEAAVGRAMRQHPDMVAGEARDVTELMRLLPGAVAKDGFEGVQLAGLPDGGAVAVKISDGGDRARMPATARLLKALGVDTGPLAGIATAPVLGGGHQVGVLQATDFLSTPVNEAP; this comes from the coding sequence ATGCTCTCCCCTGCACTTTCTGCTGCCCATACTGCTGCAATGCTCCCGCAGCACCAGCCCCTGGTGGTGGCCATCCGCGACGGCCTGGTGGAAAGCGTCCACTACGGGTCTGCCATCGCCCTCGCAGCGGATGGCTCAACAGTGGCATCTGCAGGCGATCCGCTGGCGGCCTTCTACCCCCGGTCCTCGCTTAAGCCACTCCAGGCAGTGGCCATGGTGCGCGCCGGCCTCGAACTGCCGGCTGATCTCCTCGCCCTGGCCGCTGCGAGCCACTCGGGCGGCGCAAAGCACCGCCAGGGAGCCCTGCGGATCCTCGAACAGCACGGCCTTGGCGTCAGCGACTTCGGCAACAGCAAGGACCTCCCCTACGGCGTGAACGAGCGGGAGGACTGGCTGCGAAACGGAGGCCGCTCCACCCACCTCACCCAGAACTGCTCGGGCAAGCACGCCGCCATGGCTGCGACCTGCACCATCAACGGCTGGCCGGTCAAAGGCTACCTGGAGCCCTCACACCCGCTGCAGCAGCTGGTCGCCCGGACGGTCACCGAACTGACCGGTGAGGAACCACTCGCCCTCAGCACCGACGGCTGCGGAACGCCCCTGTTTGCCCTGACGCTGCCGGGCATGGCCCGCGCCTTCGGAGTTATCGCCCGCGCCGCCGCGCTCGACGACGGCAGTGCGGAAGCCGCCGTCGGACGCGCCATGCGGCAGCACCCGGACATGGTGGCCGGGGAGGCCCGCGACGTCACCGAACTGATGCGCCTCCTCCCGGGCGCCGTCGCAAAGGACGGCTTCGAAGGCGTCCAGCTGGCAGGCCTGCCAGACGGCGGCGCCGTGGCCGTCAAAATTTCCGACGGCGGCGACCGTGCCCGGATGCCCGCCACCGCCAGGCTGCTGAAGGCGCTCGGCGTCGACACCGGTCCCCTGGCCGGTATCGCAACTGCGCCGGTGCTCGGTGGGGGCCACCAGGTCGGCGTACTCCAAGCCACTGATTTTCTGTCCACACCCGTCAATGAAGCCCCGTAA
- a CDS encoding uracil-DNA glycosylase translates to MTIDWDEKKALLQEPNIAKVTQLCDELMEKKPGSTVPYIDPVHDEDECRIVSLQVSPGKGTESGFVSHYNDDEAARRATQIYELAELDPRYVMPWHAYPWVRDAGSPSALSVQEKTDGLRPFRQFLKINSRVSAIIAHGTDASTFLTLFEKTYHSSLKNSGIKIYKATALGGRAFAVSEAKQEELLLKNVETYKDAMQRAGIQHL, encoded by the coding sequence GTGACGATTGATTGGGACGAAAAAAAGGCCCTGCTACAGGAACCGAACATCGCGAAGGTGACCCAGCTTTGCGATGAACTGATGGAAAAGAAGCCGGGTTCCACCGTCCCCTATATCGACCCCGTGCATGACGAGGACGAATGCCGGATTGTCAGCCTGCAGGTCAGCCCGGGAAAGGGTACCGAGTCCGGCTTTGTCTCCCATTACAACGATGACGAGGCCGCCCGCCGCGCCACGCAGATCTACGAACTTGCTGAACTCGATCCCCGCTATGTCATGCCCTGGCACGCCTACCCGTGGGTCCGCGACGCGGGCAGTCCATCAGCGTTGAGCGTTCAGGAAAAGACTGATGGACTTCGCCCGTTCCGTCAGTTCCTGAAGATCAATTCGCGCGTTTCGGCGATCATCGCCCACGGCACTGACGCCTCCACCTTCCTCACACTCTTTGAGAAGACGTACCACTCGTCCCTGAAGAACAGTGGCATCAAGATCTACAAGGCCACCGCGCTCGGCGGGCGGGCGTTCGCCGTCTCTGAGGCCAAGCAGGAGGAACTCCTGCTCAAGAACGTGGAGACGTACAAGGACGCCATGCAGCGGGCAGGAATCCAGCACCTCTGA
- a CDS encoding sulfite oxidase produces MTQIHDNLQSTPPTGEPGVPAAVAAGPTAGPLTPEELQLSARNHSMPLEALRRDVTPPGLHYILTHFDIPDIDVGSWHLRISGAVERALELSMAALRKDPAITVPVTLECAGNGRSLLSPRPMSQPWVLEGVGTAHWTGVPLAYLLGKAGVLQNAVEVVFTGIDAGVQGGVPHHYARSLPIREALRADVVLAYKMNGTELPPQHGYPLRLVVPGWYGMASVKWLQSIEVVTAPFAGYQQQVAYRFQQSADDAGTPVSRIRVRSLMVPPGVPDFFTRKRILNPGPVLLQGRAWSGEGAVSGVEVGIDGTWLPAQLDKPAGGFAWRKWALPWVADPGEHVLSCRATDATGATQPLKQNWNYQGMGNNVVQRVSVTVE; encoded by the coding sequence ATGACGCAGATCCACGACAACCTGCAGTCCACCCCTCCAACCGGAGAGCCGGGGGTACCGGCCGCAGTCGCGGCCGGCCCCACCGCTGGTCCCCTCACCCCGGAGGAGCTCCAGCTTTCAGCCCGAAACCACTCAATGCCGCTGGAGGCGCTGCGCCGGGACGTCACTCCCCCGGGGCTCCACTACATCCTCACCCACTTCGACATTCCGGATATTGACGTCGGGTCCTGGCACCTCCGGATCAGCGGAGCCGTGGAGCGGGCGCTGGAATTGAGCATGGCCGCGCTTCGCAAGGACCCTGCCATCACCGTGCCTGTCACCTTGGAGTGCGCCGGCAATGGCCGGTCGCTCCTTTCGCCACGGCCAATGAGCCAGCCGTGGGTCCTTGAAGGAGTGGGCACCGCCCACTGGACCGGTGTTCCCCTCGCCTACCTCCTCGGAAAGGCGGGGGTACTGCAGAACGCTGTGGAAGTGGTCTTCACCGGCATCGATGCGGGAGTGCAGGGCGGCGTCCCCCACCATTACGCGCGGAGCCTGCCGATCCGGGAAGCGCTGCGTGCCGACGTCGTACTTGCCTACAAAATGAACGGCACCGAACTGCCGCCCCAGCACGGTTACCCGCTGCGCCTGGTGGTCCCCGGCTGGTACGGCATGGCCAGCGTGAAGTGGCTGCAGTCCATAGAGGTGGTGACCGCTCCTTTCGCCGGCTACCAGCAGCAGGTCGCCTACCGCTTCCAGCAATCGGCGGACGACGCCGGCACACCGGTTTCCCGGATCAGGGTACGTTCGCTGATGGTCCCTCCAGGCGTCCCGGACTTCTTCACCCGGAAACGGATTCTGAACCCGGGGCCGGTACTGCTGCAGGGCAGGGCTTGGTCCGGTGAGGGCGCGGTGAGCGGTGTTGAGGTGGGCATCGACGGCACTTGGTTGCCCGCCCAGTTGGACAAGCCGGCCGGCGGATTCGCCTGGCGCAAGTGGGCCCTCCCATGGGTGGCGGACCCGGGCGAGCACGTCCTGTCCTGCAGGGCCACGGATGCCACCGGCGCCACCCAGCCGCTGAAACAGAACTGGAACTACCAGGGGATGGGCAACAACGTGGTTCAGCGCGTCAGCGTGACGGTCGAATGA
- the ggt gene encoding gamma-glutamyltransferase, giving the protein MPHLGRRCAAVTAALAMSVTTGAITSPASAHSTDDRHVNKEPTAAGRGGAVSTVDVDASAAAIEVLRKGGNAVDAAVAAAATLGVTEPYSAGIGGGGYFVYYDAETEEVSTIDGRETAPAAMPADAFIDPATGEPFPFRKQATSGISVGVPGTPATWERALERWGSMSLAETLEPAIEVAGKGFVVDGTFRQQTLENKDRFLPFEATRKLFLPGPDNDAPAVGSIFTNEDIAGTYELLGKHGMDAFYEGELAEEIVSTVRNAPSSPDPKVLPGPAGVMTVDDLDDYEALDQDPTHVNYRGYDVYGMAPSSSGGTTVGEALNILEVFDLKSLAKAGDQAGALHHYLEASALAFADRGKYVGDPAFVDVPTEELLDPVFGKERACELDPMRAAAKPVPAGDVAKYDGACPVEPAALADEADTENINTTNLTVSDKWGNVVEYTLTIEQTGGSGIVVPGRGFILNNELTDFSPVYSETDPNRIEPGKRPRSSMSPTIVLKDDEPFLALGSPGGSTIITTVLQTVINRIDLEMKIEDALAAPRAAQRNTANVTAEQAFIDAYGTALTSRFGHTLAAAGEPGTSAAEIGAATAIEFLPDGSTVAAAEPARRGGGSAMVVEAPCRCQHR; this is encoded by the coding sequence ATGCCACATCTGGGACGCCGGTGCGCTGCCGTTACGGCAGCACTGGCGATGAGCGTGACCACCGGTGCAATTACCAGCCCCGCGTCTGCCCACAGCACTGACGACCGGCACGTCAACAAGGAGCCCACGGCTGCAGGGCGTGGCGGTGCGGTCAGCACTGTTGACGTTGATGCATCCGCTGCGGCCATCGAAGTCCTCCGCAAGGGCGGCAACGCCGTGGATGCAGCCGTAGCCGCTGCCGCCACTCTTGGAGTGACCGAACCGTACAGTGCCGGCATCGGTGGCGGCGGCTACTTCGTGTACTACGATGCAGAAACGGAGGAAGTGAGCACCATCGACGGCCGCGAAACAGCGCCCGCCGCAATGCCTGCAGATGCCTTTATCGATCCGGCTACCGGTGAACCTTTTCCCTTCAGGAAGCAGGCCACGAGCGGAATCTCGGTGGGCGTGCCGGGCACCCCGGCCACGTGGGAGAGGGCCTTGGAGCGCTGGGGCAGCATGAGCCTCGCCGAAACGCTGGAACCGGCGATCGAGGTTGCCGGGAAGGGCTTTGTGGTTGATGGGACGTTCCGCCAGCAGACGCTTGAGAACAAGGACCGCTTCCTGCCGTTCGAAGCAACAAGGAAGCTGTTCCTGCCAGGACCGGACAACGATGCGCCCGCTGTTGGGTCGATCTTCACCAACGAGGATATTGCCGGGACATACGAGCTCTTGGGGAAGCACGGCATGGACGCTTTCTACGAGGGCGAATTGGCCGAGGAGATAGTGTCCACCGTCAGGAACGCGCCCTCCTCCCCTGATCCCAAGGTGCTGCCGGGGCCTGCGGGTGTTATGACTGTTGACGATCTGGATGACTACGAAGCTCTGGACCAGGACCCCACCCACGTGAACTACCGCGGCTATGACGTCTATGGCATGGCGCCCTCCAGCAGCGGCGGCACCACCGTGGGCGAGGCGTTGAACATCCTGGAGGTCTTCGACCTGAAATCCCTGGCCAAGGCAGGTGACCAGGCAGGCGCCCTGCACCACTACCTTGAGGCAAGCGCGCTCGCGTTTGCCGACCGGGGCAAGTACGTGGGCGACCCGGCGTTTGTGGACGTTCCAACCGAAGAACTCCTGGACCCCGTCTTTGGCAAGGAGCGGGCCTGTGAACTGGACCCGATGCGCGCGGCAGCAAAGCCCGTACCGGCCGGTGACGTGGCCAAGTACGACGGTGCCTGCCCGGTAGAGCCCGCGGCTCTCGCCGATGAAGCGGACACCGAGAACATCAACACCACCAACCTCACGGTCTCGGACAAGTGGGGCAACGTGGTGGAATACACCCTCACCATCGAGCAGACCGGCGGGTCCGGCATCGTTGTTCCCGGCCGAGGCTTCATCCTGAACAACGAACTCACGGATTTCAGTCCTGTCTATAGCGAAACCGACCCCAACCGCATCGAACCGGGTAAGCGGCCGCGCTCGTCAATGTCACCCACCATCGTGCTGAAGGATGACGAACCCTTCCTTGCCCTGGGATCGCCCGGCGGCTCAACCATCATCACCACGGTGCTGCAGACGGTCATCAACCGGATCGACCTCGAAATGAAGATCGAAGACGCATTGGCCGCCCCCCGCGCTGCCCAGCGCAACACTGCAAACGTGACGGCCGAGCAGGCCTTCATCGATGCGTACGGGACAGCCCTTACATCGCGGTTCGGGCACACTCTCGCCGCTGCGGGTGAGCCCGGCACGTCAGCAGCAGAAATCGGAGCCGCCACCGCTATTGAGTTCCTTCCGGACGGAAGTACCGTCGCCGCCGCCGAACCCGCCAGGCGCGGGGGCGGTTCGGCAATGGTTGTTGAAGCGCCCTGCCGGTGCCAACACCGATAG